The following nucleotide sequence is from Candidatus Terasakiella magnetica.
GGATCAAATGCCCAATGTTACATTGGGCGAATTCCTGAAACAAAATAATTATTCAGAGAGCTTTCAGCGTGACCATCTGCTGCCCATGGGAGCTGCCATCTGGTCAACCCCTGTAGAAACCATGATGGACTATCCATTAGAAGCCTTCCTGCGTTTCTGCGATAACCACGGACTTCTGCAACTCGCAGACCGTCCAAAATGGCGCACGGTTGTTGGGGGGAGTTGCCAATATATTGATAAATTAACGCGGAATTTCAAAGGGGATATCTCCCTGAACAGAGGGGCTGCTAAGGTTTGGCAATATGGTAGCGGTGTTGGTGTTGAAGATCGTAATGGCGAGATTGAACGTTTTGACCATGTGGTACTCGCTTGCCATGCAGACCAAGCACTGAAAATGTTAGCAGATGCAGATGCGGCAGAAAAAAAACTGCTGAGTGCTTTTACCTATCAGCCAAACATCGCCATTTTACATACTGATAAGTCCCTCATGCCCAAAAATCGCAAAGCTTGGTCAAGCTGGAATTATCTCAGTGAAGAAGTCGAAGATAAAGATGATGTCTGCGTGACCTACTGGATGAACAACCTTCAGCACATTAAAGGGGATACGGATTATTTCGTTACCTTGAACCCGACACACCTTCCAAAAGATGGAGTGATCATCAGAAGCTTCCTTTATCACCACCCGATGTTTGATCAAGACGCCGTATCCGCCCAGCGCATGATGTGGAATATTCAAGGCAAAAGAAACATCTGGTTCTGTGGCAGTTATTTTGGGCATGGTTTCCATGAAGATGGACTGCAATCTGGCCTGGCCGTTGGCGAAGCCCTTGGCGGAGTTAAACGTCCTTGGATGGTGGAAAATGAGTCTGGACGGATTAACCTTCCAAAAGATTGGCCTAACCTTATGAAACAGGAGGCTGCATAAATGTTTTCTAAAATCTTTGAAGGCAAAGTTTATCACAAACGCTTCAAGCCCAAAATTCACGAGCTAAATTACAAAGTCTGTAGTTTTCTTTTCGATTTGGATGAGCTGGATCAGCTAGATAAAAGTTTCAAGTTGTTTGCCTATAACCGTCTCAACATCGTGTCCTTTTGGAATAAAGACCATGGCACGGGTGAGGACAAACCATTGCGCCCCTATGTGGAAAACATTCTGAATGAGGCAGAGATTGACATTGAAGGCGGGCCAATTCGACTGCTGTGTTATCCCCGTTTTTTTGGATATGTTTTCAACCCCTTAAGTGTCTATTACTGTTATTCAAAAGATGAAAACCTTCAAGCCATTATCTATGAAGTCAGTAATACATTTGGCGAAAGGCACAGTTATGTCATTCCTGCGGAGAGCTCATCTGATGGGGTGATCAAACAAAAATGCCAAAAAAGTTTTTATGTCTCTCCTTTCATGGAAATGAATGCTGAATACGCATTTCGCATGGTTCCACCTCAGGATAAGATTTCAGTTTCGATTACCCAATCTGATGAGGATGGGACTTTGTTGAAAGCCAATTTCAATGGAACAGAAACGCCCTTAAGTGATGCATCTTTACTTCGTATCCTTGCCAGATACCCTTTGATGACGGTGAAAATCATTCTGGGCATTCACTGGGAAGCCCTCAAACTCTGGAAAAAGGGGCTAAAACTTGTCACCCGTCCCCCAGTGCCATCCCATCCTGTAACCCTTGTATCATCCTCTAATCAAATGGAGCCCAAGTCATGAGTGAGACAAGTGTAAGCATTCTCTCATTATCTGAAACGTCAAACCCTTGGGTTCGTGCAATCAGTAGCCAACTTGGCAATATCAAATACGGTCGATTATCTTTGACACTGCCATCTGGTCAAACGCTTCATTTTGGGGAAGGTGATCTTCATGCAACGGTGATGTTAAAAAACTACAACCCCCTATCAAAAATGATCATGCAAGGTGATGTGGCATTGGCTGAGTGCTACCTTGAAGGCGATTGGGCATGCCCTAATCTGACCGCCTTATTTGATCTCGCTCTAGCCAATGAAGATGCCTTTGCTTTGGATAACAAAGGCGGTTGGCTTTTTAGAAGCCTTAATCGTTTGCGTCACATGTTGAACGCCAATTCTAAAAAAGGCTCCAAACGCAATATCTCGTATCATTATGATTTGGGGAATGACTTTTACGCCAAATGGTTAGATGACAGTATGACCTATTCTTCTGCCTTATTTAGGGGAAGAGAAAGCCTTCAAGAAGCGCAACTTCATAAATATCGCACCATTGCTGATATGGCTGAACTTAAGACAGATGAAAGGGTTCTGGAAATCGGTTGTGGCTGGGGTGGTTTTTCACAAATCGCAGCAGAAGAATATGACTGTCAGATTGAAGGTTTGACCTTATCAAGTGAACAACTGGCCTTTGCCCAAAGCCGTTATAAAAAGTCAGGAATAGATCACTTGGCATCTGCAAGTTTAACGGATTACCGTGATGCAGAAGGCCAATATGACAAGATCGTTTCCATCGAGATGTTTGAGGCTGTTGGTTATGAAAATTGGGATACCTATTTTTCGGCTGTTAAAAAGCTTCTCAAACCCAGTGGTGTTGCTGTTTTACAAATCATTTTAATTGAAGATGAGCGTTTTGAAAGTTACCGCAAGAACGTTGATTTCATCCAGCGTTATATCTTCCCCGGTGGTCTTTTACCCAGTGTTGAAGCCTTAGAAAAAACGCTAGATAAAAATGGCCTCTCCCTAATAGATACCCACCTGTTCGGTGCATCATATGCCAAAACATGTGAGATTTGGCAAAAGAATTTCCAACATGCTTGGGATGACATAAAGCCGCTTGGTTTTGATACCCGCTTCAAACGGATGTGGGAATATTATCTGTCTTATTGCGAGGCCGGTTTTAAAGCCGGGACCATTGATGTCGGTTTATTCAAAATCGTCAACGACAACGCATAAGGCCCTTTACGCGCTGCCTGCTTTTGTCTTGGCCTTTCCAACCATCCCCGTGTTCGTCCTCCTCCCCTCCTTCTATGGCGAAACGGTTGGGTTAGGTCTTGCAACAGTAGGCAGCGTCCTTCTTTTGTTGCGCCTATTTGATGTGATCAGCGATCCTCTTCTTGGCTGGATATCAGATCATATCCCAGCACGATTTGGAAAACGCAAACTCCCCATTGCGATTGGAGGATTGATTGGTGCACCTGCTTTAATCGCGCTGTTCACCCCACCTGATGGTGTGGGTGTTGCCTATTTATTTACCTGGGGGTTGTTGCTGTATCTTGCATGGACAGCCATTCAAATACCTTACCTTTCTTGGGCTGCTGAACTGGAACCAAATTACCATGAACGCACCCGCTTAAATGGCTTTCGCGAAGGTGCGGGGCTGGTCGGTATTCTTGCCATCGGTGGTCTTGGGATCGTGCTTAGCCATTATGAAGAAAGCACACGTCTGTCCTATACGGTATGGATAACAGTATGTATCGGTTTTCTTGTCTTTACACTTTCACTATGGCAGGTCCCAGAAGGTCGCACTGTTCAAAAGATTGAAAAATTCAGCTTTCCTTCAAATAACAAAGTTTTCCTCAGAGTGTTAAGTGCATGGTTTTTAAACGGGCTTGCCAATGGTCTTCCGGCTGTGTGCTTGCCTCTTTTCCTCACCTACATTCTCGGGGCAACAGAAGAAACAAAAGCCAATCTGCTGTTTGTCTATTTTCTATTTGCAATCCTTGGTATTCCCTTGTGGTTATCACTCGCTAAACGTTTCAGCAAACATAAGGTCTGGTGCATTTCCATGTTAGGGGCTTGTGTTGTCTTTGCAGGCGTTCCTTTTCTGGGGATAGGTGATGTTATCGCCTTTGGGATTATATGTGCGCTAACTGGCTTAGCTTTAGGCAGTGACTTGTCCTTACCGCCTTCTATCCAAGCAGATTGCGCAGATTGGGATCGTTTTCGTTTCAATAAAGAACGTTTAGCCACGCTTTTTTCTTACTGGAGCATGGCAACCAAATTGGCCCTTGGGTTGGCGGTTGGAATTGCATTTCCTATCCTTGATCTGTTTGATCTCTCCAGCGGATCACCCGCATCAAAAACAGCTTTAATGGTGATCTACGCGGGGCTTCCCATCGTATTAAAGATAGGTGCAGTTCTATTGATGTGGGGCTTTCCACTGACACATAACAAGCACCGTGCCGTACAACATGCGTTGGAGAAAAGAATATGAAACGCCTAAGTGTAATTATCGGCATCTGTTTATGTATAACTGGATGTAGTTCTATGAAACCTGAAGATTTCGCCAATACTGACCCCAAGTTCGATCTGTTTGATTATTTCAAAGGCCAGACACAGGCCTGGGGTATTTTTGAAGATCGTTTTGGAACAGTGCGGCGCCAGTTTCAGATTGCGATCAACGGCACTGTAGAAGGCAATCAGCTCACCTTGGATGAGCGTTTTGATTATAGCGATGGTGAGAAAGATCAACGTATTTGGTACATTCAGCAAAAGGGCGAAAATACCTATGAAGGACGCGCAGATGACGTTGTTGGGACTGCAACTGGTATTGCAGCAGGCAATGCGCTGAATTGGGCCTATGATATGGATTTGAAAGTTGGTGACTCAACGTTTCGTGTAAAGTTTGATGACTGGATGTTCCTGCAAAAAGGCAACGTGTTAATCAACCGCGCCCAAGTTACCAAGTGGGGCATAAATATTGGTCAAGTGAGCCTGTTCTTTACGAAACCTGCAAACGCTTCTTGATGCAGGTGATGGGCCAACCCAGCACGGGAAGTTTCTCATAAAGCTGTTCTGAAGCATCCCAATGATCAATATGTTCGATCACGCGCTTGTCTTCATCATATGTAATCTCACTCATGCCCGTTAAGTTCAACAGACCAAGACCTTTAACCCGACCTTCAAAATCCCAGCGCACATAATGACGTGTTTCTGAACAAGCCTGATCAACAATATGGAATTGAGGTTGCTGCACATCTTCCAATGTTTTGAACATCATGCGTTTGAAAAGGTCAATACCGCGAATATCATTAAACGGGTCTTTAAAACGAATATCAGGATTGATGATCTCGTCGCAATTGGCAATGGCTTCAGGTGTAAGTTTTTCAAAAAGTTCAATATATTTCATTATTTTACAAGCTTTCTGATCAAGGGAAAATAGAACCTGTCTGGCAACCATTTGAGAATTTTCATCTGCCTAACAAATGGGGAAGGAAAAGCGATTTCAAAGGCATTTGAATTTAGCCCTTTGATAATTTCTGCTGCCGCTTCATCAGGTTCCATCAAGTACGGCATGTCAAAACTATTTTTATCAGTAAGCGGACTTTTAACAAACCCCGGATTGATGAGCTGCAACTTGATCTGTGTATCATAAAGTTCTGCCTTCATACTTTCACACAGGTTAATCACGGCTGCTTTACTTGGCCCGTAACCAGATGCATTTGGGAGACCACGATAACCTGCAAGCGATGCGACAACAGCAAGATGACCTCCATGTTTTTTCATATAAGGCAATAAAGCTTGTATACAGTTTACGGTTCCAAAATAATTCACCTCCATGGCATGGTACATATTTTCTATTGATGTATTTATTGTTGGTCCTGGTTCATAGGTACCCGCATTTAAAATAGCCAAATCAATTGGACCAATTTCATCCAATGCATTCTTCACATTTTTTGTATTCGTAATATCACAAAGAACAGGAATGGTTCCCCATCCAACGGACACTAGCTTTTCCATATTACGACCCGAGATAAAAACCTGATATTTTTCTTCAACGAGCCTCAAGGCCAAAGCTTTACCAATGCCGCTGCCCCCACCAGTGATCCATACCTTTTTCATTGTGCTCCTCCGGCCTTACAGGTGCGACAGCGATATTCGATGGTTGATCCGTCACTCGCAAGGAAACGTAGCTTTACCCAACGCCCCATTTCGTCATACCAGACAGAAGTGTCTTCTAAGTCACCTGAATAATCATAACGCTGCGCGTTGAGTGACCCATTGGAAACAATGATTTCCTCCTCACCTTTAGGGGTAATGGTCACGGCATTCAGGTTTCCAGTAAGCGTGTTTAGAACCTGATTATCTTTAACAACATTTGCATTCCAATGGTTGGTTGTGAAAACAGGTTTATTGATCTCTGCGATGCGGTCTTTTAGTTGGATTTCCAAAGCAGCATCTTTGCGCTGTGCCTTAAAAGACAAATGATCTGATCCATCAACGACATTGACATCCAAGGACACCAACTTGCCTTCAACCCATTTTTCAGTGGTTCTGTAATCAAAGGAATAGACAGGAAGAAACAGAATAAAGATATCGATGTTCATATTTGATGAAACACGCAGTTCATCATCAACCTGTTGGAACCGGGTGATATGCTCTCCAACAACCTCACCTTCACGCACCACATCAAATTCAATCCTTTCTCCATATAGTGAGATTGGATTAATCGCTGAAGCAATTGTCGGTCCTGTAAACAGGGTCAACAGAAGAAAAGTAATGAAGCGCATGATCCAAACCTTTTAATGCTGCGTACAAACTTCATACGACCACCTTGGCAATTTGGATTTGTTTTTATTTTGGAGTTTCAGCTTATGGATCAGAAATTAAATATCGGCGTATCAGCCTGCCTTATGGGACAGGAAGTTCGTTTCAACGGTGGTCATTGTCAAAATCACTTCTTGCGCACAACGGTTGCAGAATATGCAAGCTTCTTCCCAACTTGCCCGGAAGTGGCAATCGGCATGGGAATTCCAAGAGAAACCGTGCGACTTGAATATGATGAAAATGAAAATGTAAGAATGCGTGCCCCGAAGTCTGGTGAAGATTATACAGAGACCATGAACGCCTATGCCAAAGATTGGAGCGATCAACTCGACCAACTTGATCTAGATGGTTTTGTCTTTACAAAAAATTCCCCAAGCTGTGGTGTCTTCAGAGTTAAAATATACAAGAATGACCAACCCGCAGAACGCCGTGGCACAGGCCTTTTTGCCAAAGCCATTATGGATAAATTCCCTGAACTACCTGTTGAAGAAGATGGTCGGTTAAGTGATCCTGTATTGCGGGAAAGCTTTATAACACGTATTTTTGCATTCAGGCGTGTTAAAGATCTTTTCTTTGAAAACTGGACTCGCAAGGATGTTATTGAGTTCCATTCACGCGAGAAATATCTTCTGATGGCACATTGCCCAAAGACCTATCGAGAGCTTGGCCGAGTTGTTGGTAATATGGCAACATATACCCGTGAAGAGTTCCACATGATCTATCTCAAAACATTCATGACGGGCATTAATAACAAAGCCTCAAAAGGACGCCATCATAATGCCCTTACTCATATGGCCGGATATTTGAAGAATCATCTCAGCAAAGAAGGCCGTCAAGAATTAGCCAATACGATTGACAGCTATCGCCAAGGTTTTATTCCCCTAAGCGTCCCCATGACCTTGATCAGTCATATGTTGCGACGTTTTAATGAAAACTACCTCTTGCAACAAACTTATCTCTCACCACATCCTCATGAAATGGCATTGAGAAACCACAGTTAGAAGGAAAGAATATGCGTATCTTACTCCTCTCACTTTTAGCTTTGGGATTTGTCATGACAACAGCACATGCAAAGACAGCTTACGATTTTTCTTTTCAATCCATCGATGGTGAAAACTTGCCTCTTTCTAAATTCAAGGGGCAAGCTATCCTTGTTGTGAATACGGCATCCTTTTGTGGCTTCACCAAACAGTATGATGGACTTCAGGCCTTGTGGGATACCTATCGTGATAAGGGATTGGTTGTTCTAGGCGTTCCGTCAAATGATTTTGGTAAACAGGAACCTGGCACTGAAAATGAAATCAAAGAATTTTGTGAAGTAAACTTCAACATTAATTTTCCAATGACTGAGAAAACAGTTGTAAAAGGAAAAGAGGCCCATCCTTTTTATAAATGGGCCAAACAAGAACTTGGTTTTGTTGCTGCCCCTAAGTGGAATTTCCATAAATATCTAATTGATGGTGATGGAAATCTTGTGGATTGGTTTGCAACCACCACATCCCCATCCTCATCCAAAGTTCAAAAACAGGTTGAAGCCATTCTTCCCAGATAATTTCCATTCTCTAACATCACAAGCATATTTGAATCATGTATAAAATTGGTGATATGGTCGTTGTCAGCGATAAAATGCAGCACGACTATCAGTATGAAATAGTCGCCCCTTATGGGCGTTCATTTGATGATGGGTTTGATCCGTTTTACTCACCTGCCCTGATGCTGGAAATGGGGGTATTTGAAGGAAAGTACTTGAATGATTGCCGATCTGAGTTTCCTCAGGATTGGTTCGAGAATGCAAAGCTTGCTGATATTGCGAACCCTGAGCTCAATTACTTCGAGATTAAAAGCCGCCAACCCTTGCATGAATGGAAACGCAAAGGCTGGATTATAAACCCAGACCCACGCGGATGGTTTCAATGGTTTTGTAGATACTATATGGGCCGACGCATTCCCGGTGTTGATGCACATCAAATTAAACGTTGGCGCGCTTTTAAACGCCATGCGGCACAAGTTAAGGCAAACTGTGAATGTGGTGATTGGACGTGTCGCCCCCGACAACGACAAGCCTTACTGCAATGGTCACACAATGCCCTCGTATGAATGCTGTGCAAGAAGGGGACCAAAACCCTTCTTGCACCTGAGAACATATTAGGCATCAACCTTTTGATTTGAATATGAATAAGTGTCAGAACTCTTCATTTTATGTGTCCATTCGTCCAAATAATCTCTGGGTCTGGATACAAGGACAGAGCAATTGGCCTGATTCAGGATTCTCAGACTTCTGTTGCCAAGAAGCGCGTTCATAATCGGGCTACCGGCTGAGCCTTCCGTGACAAGTAAGTCTGCTGATGTTTCGCTTACATAATCTAAGATACAATCTTCAACATCACCTTGTCTAACCACAGGCGTTGCATTAAATGGTTCTCCAAGGACATGTTTCGTTACGTTCACCACTTCTTCCAAAGCTGTGTATCTATATAATTGAAACAGCTCTAATCTCGCATCTTCATGCATTTCACTTGTTAATCGCTGTTCATCTGATACCCCAAAGTTCCAAACATACAAGACATCCAATACCGCATTCTCACGTTTTGCCAGTGAGGATGCCATTTGAAGAATGCGTTTATTAGCCTGACATTCAAGTGCATGATCTTTACCAGCATTAACAGCAGCAACAACTTTACAATAAAATTGGTTCCCGCCGGGGCGTACAACCCAAATCGGTGTATCTGTAGCTCGCATTAGCTCAGAAGTTGTGTCAGTACCAACAAGCGTTTCAAAACCGCTATTTCGTTCGGTTGGTGCAACAATTAAATCGATGGAATTGTTGGAAACGCAGTCTAATATTTCATGGACTCTTTCCCCGTACTTAACCAGCACATTAAATTGGTTTTTATCAACTGGCATATTATCAAATAGACGGTTCATCAATTTCCTGCGTTCAAACAGCAAATCCATTGTTTCCTGTTTTGGTTCAACAATATGCAAAACTGTAAGATGTGCTTCATTTTGGCGAGCCAGTGTTATCGCACGTTGCAATGTTTCATCTGAGCCGATCGCCAAGTCGTAAATCGCAAGTATGTTCTTAAATCTTTTCATCACGTAACCTTTCTTGAACAGTTGATGATATTAAACGTTGGCTGAGGCATGTCCTTTAGGGACCGTCAATTTTGATTCAACCAGACTTCTCTTCAAAACAACCACCCCTAAGATTGTTGATAAAACGGACCCCAGAATAACGCCCAATCGCACGGCATTGAGTTGCTCATCTG
It contains:
- a CDS encoding NAD(P)/FAD-dependent oxidoreductase; protein product: MITSPTPKRLKIAIIGTGISGMSASWLLSMNHDVTIFEKDDRIGGHTNTVNVDGTGVDTGFIVYNEKNYPNLIAMFDHFGVETQETDMSFGVSVGRGDFEYAGSDIWGLIAQKKNLFRPRFWAMVKDILRFYKEAPSLLSMDQMPNVTLGEFLKQNNYSESFQRDHLLPMGAAIWSTPVETMMDYPLEAFLRFCDNHGLLQLADRPKWRTVVGGSCQYIDKLTRNFKGDISLNRGAAKVWQYGSGVGVEDRNGEIERFDHVVLACHADQALKMLADADAAEKKLLSAFTYQPNIAILHTDKSLMPKNRKAWSSWNYLSEEVEDKDDVCVTYWMNNLQHIKGDTDYFVTLNPTHLPKDGVIIRSFLYHHPMFDQDAVSAQRMMWNIQGKRNIWFCGSYFGHGFHEDGLQSGLAVGEALGGVKRPWMVENESGRINLPKDWPNLMKQEAA
- a CDS encoding DUF1365 domain-containing protein, with protein sequence MFSKIFEGKVYHKRFKPKIHELNYKVCSFLFDLDELDQLDKSFKLFAYNRLNIVSFWNKDHGTGEDKPLRPYVENILNEAEIDIEGGPIRLLCYPRFFGYVFNPLSVYYCYSKDENLQAIIYEVSNTFGERHSYVIPAESSSDGVIKQKCQKSFYVSPFMEMNAEYAFRMVPPQDKISVSITQSDEDGTLLKANFNGTETPLSDASLLRILARYPLMTVKIILGIHWEALKLWKKGLKLVTRPPVPSHPVTLVSSSNQMEPKS
- a CDS encoding SAM-dependent methyltransferase; the protein is MSETSVSILSLSETSNPWVRAISSQLGNIKYGRLSLTLPSGQTLHFGEGDLHATVMLKNYNPLSKMIMQGDVALAECYLEGDWACPNLTALFDLALANEDAFALDNKGGWLFRSLNRLRHMLNANSKKGSKRNISYHYDLGNDFYAKWLDDSMTYSSALFRGRESLQEAQLHKYRTIADMAELKTDERVLEIGCGWGGFSQIAAEEYDCQIEGLTLSSEQLAFAQSRYKKSGIDHLASASLTDYRDAEGQYDKIVSIEMFEAVGYENWDTYFSAVKKLLKPSGVAVLQIILIEDERFESYRKNVDFIQRYIFPGGLLPSVEALEKTLDKNGLSLIDTHLFGASYAKTCEIWQKNFQHAWDDIKPLGFDTRFKRMWEYYLSYCEAGFKAGTIDVGLFKIVNDNA
- a CDS encoding MFS transporter, whose protein sequence is MSVYSKSSTTTHKALYALPAFVLAFPTIPVFVLLPSFYGETVGLGLATVGSVLLLLRLFDVISDPLLGWISDHIPARFGKRKLPIAIGGLIGAPALIALFTPPDGVGVAYLFTWGLLLYLAWTAIQIPYLSWAAELEPNYHERTRLNGFREGAGLVGILAIGGLGIVLSHYEESTRLSYTVWITVCIGFLVFTLSLWQVPEGRTVQKIEKFSFPSNNKVFLRVLSAWFLNGLANGLPAVCLPLFLTYILGATEETKANLLFVYFLFAILGIPLWLSLAKRFSKHKVWCISMLGACVVFAGVPFLGIGDVIAFGIICALTGLALGSDLSLPPSIQADCADWDRFRFNKERLATLFSYWSMATKLALGLAVGIAFPILDLFDLSSGSPASKTALMVIYAGLPIVLKIGAVLLMWGFPLTHNKHRAVQHALEKRI
- a CDS encoding DUF3833 domain-containing protein — encoded protein: MKPEDFANTDPKFDLFDYFKGQTQAWGIFEDRFGTVRRQFQIAINGTVEGNQLTLDERFDYSDGEKDQRIWYIQQKGENTYEGRADDVVGTATGIAAGNALNWAYDMDLKVGDSTFRVKFDDWMFLQKGNVLINRAQVTKWGINIGQVSLFFTKPANAS
- a CDS encoding nuclear transport factor 2 family protein — encoded protein: MKYIELFEKLTPEAIANCDEIINPDIRFKDPFNDIRGIDLFKRMMFKTLEDVQQPQFHIVDQACSETRHYVRWDFEGRVKGLGLLNLTGMSEITYDEDKRVIEHIDHWDASEQLYEKLPVLGWPITCIKKRLQVS
- a CDS encoding SDR family NAD(P)-dependent oxidoreductase — protein: MKKVWITGGGSGIGKALALRLVEEKYQVFISGRNMEKLVSVGWGTIPVLCDITNTKNVKNALDEIGPIDLAILNAGTYEPGPTINTSIENMYHAMEVNYFGTVNCIQALLPYMKKHGGHLAVVASLAGYRGLPNASGYGPSKAAVINLCESMKAELYDTQIKLQLINPGFVKSPLTDKNSFDMPYLMEPDEAAAEIIKGLNSNAFEIAFPSPFVRQMKILKWLPDRFYFPLIRKLVK
- a CDS encoding DUF6134 family protein, which gives rise to MRFITFLLLTLFTGPTIASAINPISLYGERIEFDVVREGEVVGEHITRFQQVDDELRVSSNMNIDIFILFLPVYSFDYRTTEKWVEGKLVSLDVNVVDGSDHLSFKAQRKDAALEIQLKDRIAEINKPVFTTNHWNANVVKDNQVLNTLTGNLNAVTITPKGEEEIIVSNGSLNAQRYDYSGDLEDTSVWYDEMGRWVKLRFLASDGSTIEYRCRTCKAGGAQ
- a CDS encoding YbgA family protein, with translation MDQKLNIGVSACLMGQEVRFNGGHCQNHFLRTTVAEYASFFPTCPEVAIGMGIPRETVRLEYDENENVRMRAPKSGEDYTETMNAYAKDWSDQLDQLDLDGFVFTKNSPSCGVFRVKIYKNDQPAERRGTGLFAKAIMDKFPELPVEEDGRLSDPVLRESFITRIFAFRRVKDLFFENWTRKDVIEFHSREKYLLMAHCPKTYRELGRVVGNMATYTREEFHMIYLKTFMTGINNKASKGRHHNALTHMAGYLKNHLSKEGRQELANTIDSYRQGFIPLSVPMTLISHMLRRFNENYLLQQTYLSPHPHEMALRNHS
- a CDS encoding glutathione peroxidase translates to MRILLLSLLALGFVMTTAHAKTAYDFSFQSIDGENLPLSKFKGQAILVVNTASFCGFTKQYDGLQALWDTYRDKGLVVLGVPSNDFGKQEPGTENEIKEFCEVNFNINFPMTEKTVVKGKEAHPFYKWAKQELGFVAAPKWNFHKYLIDGDGNLVDWFATTTSPSSSKVQKQVEAILPR
- a CDS encoding universal stress protein; translation: MKRFKNILAIYDLAIGSDETLQRAITLARQNEAHLTVLHIVEPKQETMDLLFERRKLMNRLFDNMPVDKNQFNVLVKYGERVHEILDCVSNNSIDLIVAPTERNSGFETLVGTDTTSELMRATDTPIWVVRPGGNQFYCKVVAAVNAGKDHALECQANKRILQMASSLAKRENAVLDVLYVWNFGVSDEQRLTSEMHEDARLELFQLYRYTALEEVVNVTKHVLGEPFNATPVVRQGDVEDCILDYVSETSADLLVTEGSAGSPIMNALLGNRSLRILNQANCSVLVSRPRDYLDEWTHKMKSSDTYSYSNQKVDA